Sequence from the Polyangiaceae bacterium genome:
CTGCGCCACCAGGAGCTCGAGCGCCTGGAGATCATCGGATAGCCCAGCGAGGCGCTCAGCTTGAGCCTCGCACTCCCCTTCGTCCCCATCCACGTCGATCAGCAACATGGCGTTGGCCGCGGCGTTGATCGGATTGCCCGCGCTACGCATGGCCTGGAGGGTTCCGCTGTCGAGCAGCTCGATGCAGCGCGGAACCAAACCCATCGCGGTTGCTCGCGCCACGAGCTGTGCGGCGACGTCGAGCTCCGACAGCAACACCATCAGGGTCATCACGTGCGATGGCTTTGGCACGAGGCGCAGCGTGATGTCACCCAGCACGGCCAAGGTCCCCTCGCTCCCCACCAAGAGGCCGGTGACGTCGTACCCGGTGACGCCCTTCTTCGTGCGGCGTCCGCACTGGATGTGCTGACCGCCGATCAAGAAAGCTTCGGCCCCCAACACGTAGTCTCGGGTCACCCCATACTTGAACGCCCGAGGGCCACCGGCATTCTCGGCGACGTTCCCACCCAGGCAGCAGCTGAGGAGCGAGTTCGGGTCGGGGGGGTAGAACATCCCTTCAGCCTCGACCGCGGCGTGAAAGTCCCCCAGCACCACCCCTGGTTCGACCACCGCGAGGCCCTCAGCGGGATCGATTTCCAAGATTCGGTTCATGCCGCTCAGCGCGAGCACGATGCCACCCGCCACGGGCACGGCGCCGCCGGTGCGACCGCTGCCTCCGGCGCGCGGTGTCACCGGCACCTCAGTCTCCCGAGCCACCGCCAAGGTGGAGAGGATGTCCTCTTTTGTTTCCGCAAGGATTACGACATCGGGCACTTCGCCTTCCGCCTCCGACTCATCGTTGGCGAAGCGCTCACAGCTCTCTCTAGCGTCAAGCACCTTGGAAGCGCCAAGCCGCCGGTGGAGCTCGAGCTTGGCGCGCTCGACGCGGCCCGGGCTGGGCTTTGGCAGATCAGGCTTCAGAGACAGCATGAACGGAGCCTAGCGCAACCCACGCCTCAGTGCGGCCACTCTCGACGGGGTGCGCTGGCGTGAACTTCACCGCTCAGCTGCCCGACCAGTTGTGCTGCCGCGGATCCACGGCAGGCCGAACGTCGACGTTGAAGCCCGTGAGGTGAGCCATCCCGCTCACCGTTTCCAGTCGCTGTGGACCGTCGTGGGCGAGCAAGTTCACGTTCACGCCGCGGGTCTGGCGAGCAACGCTCAGCCCTGAGTCTTGGTGCCCCCAACCATGAGGGAGTGCGACCGTGCCGGGCATCAGGTCACTCGTGATTCGGACCGGCACTCGCACGCTCGCGACCTCGGTTCTCACGTCGGCAAGGTCGCCCTCGGCGAGGCCGATCGCGCTGGCGTCTTCGGGGTGCAGATAGAGGTAGTTCGTACCTCGATCTCCAGCGACGAAGTCATCCAGGTTGTGGGTCCAAGAGTTGTGGGTGGTCACCGCGCGTTTGGTGATCAGCTTCAGTCGTCGTGCGTCGCGCTTCTCCGCTTCGAAGAAG
This genomic interval carries:
- a CDS encoding FAD-binding protein, with the translated sequence MLSLKPDLPKPSPGRVERAKLELHRRLGASKVLDARESCERFANDESEAEGEVPDVVILAETKEDILSTLAVARETEVPVTPRAGGSGRTGGAVPVAGGIVLALSGMNRILEIDPAEGLAVVEPGVVLGDFHAAVEAEGMFYPPDPNSLLSCCLGGNVAENAGGPRAFKYGVTRDYVLGAEAFLIGGQHIQCGRRTKKGVTGYDVTGLLVGSEGTLAVLGDITLRLVPKPSHVMTLMVLLSELDVAAQLVARATAMGLVPRCIELLDSGTLQAMRSAGNPINAAANAMLLIDVDGDEGECEAQAERLAGLSDDLQALELLVAQDASQRDRLWNARREMSPAVRRMAKNKLSEDVVVPRQQMGELLRRVARTSEETSIRTVTYGHAGDGNLHVNFLWDEPDELPLVDRAIEQLFRDVIELRGTLSGEHGIGVLKAPYLPLEQSSELIQLQQDLKRVFDPAGLLNPGKIFPTHGHGAC